From a single Nicotiana tomentosiformis chromosome 2, ASM39032v3, whole genome shotgun sequence genomic region:
- the LOC138904482 gene encoding uncharacterized protein, whose translation MLQLNGRWDSFGRYIDFDISRIVINEDSNYSQLNTAIAEHLMIDTSVKIIEIKYTVNERYPPMKIRNDMGVRVYMEMKKENKNLGMYLLCITVSDFDLECSMSNASTIAGSMLPLAYAIVDSENYTSWRWFFEQFKHAHGEKSNMCVVSNRNESILKATSTVYTGMPYYACMWHIWKNIRSKFKNEIDMRVKAYLYNIGYHKWSLVHATANRTWTMTSNIVESLNAVTKDARELPVVQLLEYMRTLLERWTNEKLLNTKSTFTYLGKKYNKELEDNRTLSQKMRRYSCGQFHLDKLPFSHALAALRHRNESYENYCSPYYTRESLLQTYEIPVDPLPDESKWDVPQHIAEEVVLPPTGKRQSRRPQKQRYKPNDEINAKRYKVSCGNCGQEGHNKRSYRNAPKRK comes from the exons ATGCTTCAGCTCAATGGTCGATGGGATAGCTTTGGAAGATACATAGATTTTGATATTAGCAGAATTGTAATCAATGAAGATTCAAATTATAGTCAATTGAATACCGCAATTGCAGAACATTTAATGATCGATACTTCTGTAAAAATCATCGAGATCAAATACACTGTCAATGAACGTTATCCTCCAATGAAAATTCGAAACGATATGGGAGTTCGAGTGTATATGGAGatgaaaaaggaaaacaaaaacttAGGAATGTATCTACTGTGTATAACAGTAAGTGATTTCGATTTGGAATGCAGTATGTCTAATGCGAGTACAATTGCAG GTAGCATGTTACCACTAGCATATGCCATTGTTGATTCAGAAAATTACACATCATGGAGGTGGTTTTTTGAGCAATTCAAACATGCACATGGTGAAAAATCAAATATGTGTGTTGTTTCGAACCGAAATGAGAGTATATTGAAGGCAACATCTACGGTTTATACCGGCATGCCATATTATGCTTGCATGTGGCATATTTGGAAAAATATAAGGTCAAAGTTCAAGAATG AGATCGACATGCGTGTTAAAGCATACCTATACAATATTGGTTATCATAAATGGTCTTTGGTACATGCTACGGCGAACAGAACATGGACGATGACATCAAATATTGTAGAGTCCTTGAATGCGGTAACCAAAGATGCAAGAGAGCTGCCCGTAGTTCAACTACTAGAGTACATGAGAACTCTTCTTGAACGTTGGACTAATGAAAAGTTATTGAACACAAAGAGCACGTTCACATATCTTGggaaaaaatacaacaaagagtTGGAGGATAACAGGACATTATCGCAGAAGATGAGA agatatagttgtggacaATTCCATCTTGATAAACTTCCTTTTTCACATGCTTTGGCGGCTTTGAGGCACAGGAACGAGTCTTATGAAAACTATTGTTCTCCTTATTACACGAGGGAAAGCCTTCTGCAGACTTATGAAATACCAGTAGACCCTCTACCTGATGAAAGCAAATGGGATGTGCCACAACATATAGCAGAAGAAGTTGTGCTGCCACCTACTGGGAAAAGGCAGTCAAGGAGACCTCAAAAACAAAGATACAAACCAAATGATGAAATAAATGCAAAAAGGTACAAGGTTTCATGTGGAAACTGCGGACAAGAAGGGCATAACAAAAGATCTTATAGGAATGCTCCCAAAAGGAAATAA